From the Opitutus sp. ER46 genome, one window contains:
- a CDS encoding ParB/RepB/Spo0J family partition protein has protein sequence MSAAPSKSRLGRGLGGLIAAAKPVVTPPTAPAAATSAASHAASPAPAPAPATPGYQEIPVHLVEPSPYQARREIPPEQLSELAESIRAEGLLQPIVVRKTGEKFQLIAGERRWRAFQQLKIKAIPARIVEASNASSAALGLIENLQREGLNPIEEAHGYASLIRDFDLTQENAAERVGKGRASVANSLRLLALDAEIQGYVAKNLLSVGHAKVLLGVEDAAQRMVLARRIIEEGLSVRVTEKLAASAKSGGNTGAPATHRATALTPKDAATVAGIEKKLTSHLGARVALMHTPKKGKIVIEYRGNEDLQRLLEKLGVEA, from the coding sequence ATGTCGGCAGCTCCCTCCAAATCTCGTCTCGGTCGCGGTCTCGGCGGTCTCATCGCCGCGGCCAAGCCGGTTGTCACTCCGCCGACGGCGCCAGCCGCCGCCACCTCTGCCGCGAGTCATGCGGCATCGCCCGCGCCCGCGCCGGCCCCGGCCACGCCGGGTTACCAGGAGATCCCGGTGCACCTGGTGGAGCCGAGCCCGTACCAGGCGCGGCGGGAGATTCCGCCGGAGCAGCTCAGTGAACTGGCCGAGAGCATTCGCGCGGAAGGCTTGCTGCAGCCGATCGTGGTCAGGAAGACCGGCGAGAAGTTTCAGCTGATCGCGGGCGAGCGCCGCTGGCGTGCGTTCCAGCAACTCAAGATCAAGGCGATCCCGGCCCGCATCGTGGAGGCGAGCAACGCCTCGTCGGCCGCGCTCGGCCTGATCGAAAATCTGCAGCGCGAGGGCCTGAACCCGATCGAAGAGGCGCACGGCTACGCCAGTCTCATCCGCGACTTCGATCTGACGCAGGAGAACGCGGCGGAACGGGTAGGCAAGGGCCGGGCTAGCGTCGCCAACTCGCTGCGGTTGCTCGCGCTGGATGCGGAAATCCAGGGCTACGTCGCGAAGAACCTGCTCAGCGTCGGCCACGCCAAGGTGCTGCTCGGCGTGGAGGATGCGGCGCAGCGGATGGTGCTGGCGCGGCGGATCATCGAGGAGGGCCTCAGCGTGCGCGTCACGGAGAAGCTGGCCGCGTCGGCAAAGAGCGGCGGCAACACCGGCGCGCCGGCGACGCATCGCGCGACGGCGCTGACGCCCAAGGATGCGGCGACGGTCGCGGGCATTGAGAAGAAGCTCACGTCCCATCTCGGGGCGCGCGTGGCGCTCATGCACACGCCGAAGAAGGGCAAGATTGTCATCGAATACCGCGGCAACGAGGACCTGCAGCGCCTGCTGGAGAAGCTCGGCGTCGAGGCCTGA
- a CDS encoding histidine kinase N-terminal 7TM domain-containing protein, which produces MPLVITPYALGYALAGLLAVGLLLAALRRRHLPGARTIAWLLAAVAWWALAGAVELAAVEPSTKVLWSAICYPGTLTAPVFLLWFALETRGLGRLLQPRWRAAMLAVPALTTTLAATNAAHHWVWTTFGPGPWGTNTIVYGHGPAFWVGAVGYSYLCMTLASLILLSVTLRFSERHRWRMLLVLVGISLPWLGNFAYVTGLAPVPMDLAPFTLLVSGTVFLWVLVGSRLSDLVPLARMRLIEHLSNPVVVLDATDRVAELNPAARCWLADLGGDVHADRLGALLPRDPAWRQLTQAGVRRNELAPASAGGRTFEWEWIDLLSEDGRPAGRLLIVRETTARTQEETRRLQLERRLLRAEKNESLGLFAAGVAHDFDALMHSLLRRLESAGNRLAGDATATREIREAEAAVRRAAELTRQILLYAGTEHGERAPLDVTAPVRAAVAQQRRGIDPTISVEFAAAVGVPPIEGNAAEIEALATNLLRNAVEAIDVPGGSVTVRIWAETIGAAFDPLMRWEQEEPHGHCVCVEVCDTGRGMDEATRARVFEPFFTTKPTGQGIGLAAVWGVVRSHNGWIGIATAPGLGARVRVAFPALG; this is translated from the coding sequence ATGCCGCTTGTGATCACGCCCTATGCACTCGGCTATGCCTTGGCCGGGCTGTTGGCGGTCGGCTTGCTGCTGGCGGCGCTGCGGCGCCGGCACCTGCCGGGAGCGCGTACGATCGCTTGGCTGTTGGCGGCGGTGGCCTGGTGGGCGCTGGCGGGGGCGGTGGAACTCGCGGCCGTCGAGCCGTCGACGAAAGTGCTCTGGTCGGCGATTTGCTACCCGGGCACCCTGACGGCGCCGGTCTTCCTGTTATGGTTTGCGCTCGAGACGCGGGGCCTCGGGCGGCTCCTGCAGCCGCGGTGGCGGGCGGCAATGCTGGCGGTGCCCGCGCTTACGACGACGCTCGCGGCGACCAATGCGGCGCACCACTGGGTCTGGACGACGTTCGGGCCCGGGCCGTGGGGTACCAATACGATCGTCTATGGCCACGGGCCCGCGTTCTGGGTGGGCGCGGTGGGCTACTCCTACCTGTGCATGACGCTGGCGTCGCTCATCCTGCTTTCGGTGACGCTGCGCTTTTCCGAGCGGCATCGCTGGCGAATGCTGCTGGTGCTGGTCGGCATCTCGCTGCCGTGGCTGGGCAACTTCGCCTACGTGACGGGACTCGCGCCGGTGCCGATGGACTTGGCGCCGTTCACGCTGCTGGTTTCCGGCACGGTTTTCCTCTGGGTGCTCGTGGGGTCGCGGTTGTCGGACCTGGTGCCGCTCGCGCGGATGCGTTTGATCGAGCACCTGTCGAACCCCGTCGTGGTGCTCGACGCCACAGACCGCGTGGCGGAGTTGAACCCGGCGGCGCGATGCTGGTTGGCCGACCTCGGGGGAGACGTGCATGCGGACCGGCTGGGAGCGCTCCTGCCGCGTGATCCCGCGTGGCGGCAACTGACCCAGGCGGGAGTGCGACGGAACGAGCTCGCGCCTGCCTCGGCCGGGGGCCGCACGTTCGAGTGGGAGTGGATCGACCTGCTCAGCGAGGACGGCCGCCCAGCGGGCCGGTTGCTCATCGTCCGCGAGACCACGGCGCGCACGCAGGAGGAGACGCGGCGGCTGCAACTCGAGCGCCGGCTGTTGCGGGCCGAGAAGAACGAGAGCCTGGGCCTGTTTGCGGCCGGGGTGGCGCACGACTTTGACGCGTTGATGCACTCGCTGCTGCGGCGCCTTGAGTCGGCCGGGAACCGACTGGCCGGCGATGCGACGGCGACGCGGGAGATCCGCGAGGCGGAAGCGGCGGTGCGGCGGGCCGCGGAGCTGACGCGGCAGATCCTGCTGTATGCCGGCACCGAGCATGGGGAGCGGGCGCCGCTCGACGTGACGGCACCGGTGCGGGCCGCGGTCGCGCAGCAGCGGCGTGGAATCGATCCGACAATTTCAGTGGAGTTTGCCGCGGCGGTGGGCGTGCCGCCGATCGAGGGCAACGCCGCCGAGATCGAGGCCCTGGCGACGAACCTGTTGCGCAATGCCGTCGAGGCCATCGACGTTCCCGGAGGGAGTGTCACCGTCCGGATCTGGGCGGAGACCATCGGCGCGGCCTTCGACCCGCTGATGCGCTGGGAGCAGGAGGAACCACACGGGCATTGCGTGTGCGTCGAAGTGTGCGACACCGGCCGTGGCATGGACGAGGCCACCCGCGCGCGGGTGTTCGAGCCCTTCTTTACCACGAAGCCCACGGGCCAGGGTATCGGGCTGGCCGCGGTCTGGGGTGTCGTGCGCAGCCACAACGGGTGGATTGGCATCGCGACGGCGCCCGGACTGGGCGCGCGCGTACGCGTGGCGTTCCCGGCGCTTGGGTAG
- a CDS encoding sigma-70 family RNA polymerase sigma factor has protein sequence MAEPTQIPDDPELLRRAQAGDEEAFGVLMRSHYEPVFRLVCSVIHDEHAARDVCQEVWLTVWRNLAKFRGDAKFSTWVHPIAVRRAIDHLRGRKRWLDRFLPFLSADDGDSDQPGPRTPEPAVTETPRDEAERREQNERFERALESLPPKHRAVLALREISGLSYDEIAASLSIRRGTVMSRLFNARRMLAQKLGELPCD, from the coding sequence GTGGCCGAGCCCACCCAGATACCCGACGATCCCGAACTTCTACGCCGCGCCCAGGCCGGCGACGAGGAGGCCTTCGGCGTGCTGATGCGCAGCCACTATGAACCCGTGTTTCGCCTGGTCTGCTCGGTGATCCACGACGAACACGCCGCCCGTGACGTCTGCCAGGAGGTCTGGCTCACCGTCTGGCGCAACCTCGCAAAGTTTCGCGGCGACGCCAAATTCTCCACCTGGGTGCACCCCATTGCCGTCCGGCGCGCCATCGACCATCTCCGCGGCCGCAAGCGTTGGCTCGATCGGTTTCTTCCCTTCCTTTCCGCCGACGACGGCGACTCCGACCAGCCCGGCCCGCGCACCCCCGAACCCGCGGTCACCGAAACGCCGCGCGACGAAGCCGAGCGCCGGGAGCAAAACGAGAGATTTGAACGTGCGCTCGAGTCGCTTCCGCCCAAGCATCGCGCCGTGCTCGCGCTGCGCGAAATCAGCGGACTTTCCTACGACGAAATCGCGGCTTCGCTTTCGATCCGCCGCGGTACCGTTATGTCCCGTCTTTTCAATGCGCGCCGGATGCTGGCGCAAAAACTAGGAGAACTGCCATGCGATTAG
- the fmt gene encoding methionyl-tRNA formyltransferase, with protein MGTPLRLIFMGADAIALPLLNWLGGEGAAVGQVVGVFTQPDRATGRGQKVQPNAIKSWAVERGLPVLQPEKLTPEVRAELAALAPDVALVMAYGHILRDDFIGTPRLGTLNLHTSLLPRYRGASPIQTAVASGDRETGVTLMRIVRRLDAGPMADVERVPIGPAETALEIEAKLAAACVPLLARALPKLADGALTFTEQEEAAATYCRKLDKEDGALDFAAPAAQLAARCNGLYPWPSCSVELAGQPVKIGLAEAERAVEAAASAGVAPGTVVGADADALRVATGKGVLRLRRMQRPGGRMLPAADFLRGFPVPAGTIALSRPMLPLVASTPPAPRRGS; from the coding sequence ATGGGCACACCCTTGCGGCTAATTTTCATGGGCGCGGACGCCATCGCGCTTCCCCTGCTGAACTGGCTGGGAGGCGAGGGGGCGGCAGTGGGCCAGGTCGTGGGTGTGTTCACGCAGCCCGACCGGGCGACCGGCCGCGGGCAGAAGGTGCAGCCCAACGCGATCAAGAGCTGGGCGGTCGAGCGCGGACTGCCGGTGTTGCAGCCGGAGAAGCTGACGCCGGAGGTGCGGGCGGAACTCGCGGCGCTCGCGCCGGACGTCGCGCTCGTGATGGCCTACGGGCACATCCTGCGCGACGACTTCATCGGCACGCCGCGGCTGGGCACGCTGAACCTGCACACCTCGCTGCTGCCGCGTTACCGCGGGGCGTCGCCGATTCAGACGGCGGTTGCCAGCGGCGACCGCGAGACGGGCGTGACGCTGATGCGCATCGTGCGCCGGTTGGACGCCGGTCCGATGGCGGACGTGGAGCGGGTGCCGATCGGGCCCGCGGAGACGGCGCTGGAGATCGAGGCGAAGCTCGCGGCGGCGTGCGTGCCGCTGCTGGCGCGGGCGCTGCCGAAGCTGGCGGACGGCGCGCTGACGTTCACGGAGCAAGAGGAGGCGGCCGCGACGTATTGCCGAAAGTTGGACAAGGAGGACGGGGCGCTGGATTTCGCGGCGCCGGCGGCGCAACTGGCCGCGCGGTGCAACGGACTTTATCCGTGGCCGAGCTGCAGTGTGGAGCTCGCGGGGCAGCCCGTGAAAATCGGCCTGGCGGAAGCGGAGAGAGCGGTGGAGGCGGCGGCCTCCGCTGGGGTGGCGCCGGGGACGGTCGTCGGCGCGGATGCGGACGCGTTGCGTGTGGCGACCGGCAAGGGCGTGCTGCGCCTGCGGCGCATGCAGCGGCCGGGCGGGCGAATGTTACCCGCGGCCGATTTTCTGCGCGGTTTCCCGGTGCCGGCGGGGACGATCGCGCTCTCGCGTCCGATGTTGCCGCTGGTGGCCAGTACGCCGCCGGCGCCGCGGCGGGGGTCCTAA
- a CDS encoding aminotransferase class I/II-fold pyridoxal phosphate-dependent enzyme — protein MSTDPKRWVAGHVSTLPKSGIRDFFELVAKMKGQDVISLGVGEPDFVTPWHIREAAIYALEKGKTYYTSNLGMPELRKEIARYVEDHFGVSYRPEDQVIVTVGVSEALDLAFRAFCNPGDKVMFHQPCYVSYHPSVTLVHGVGIAVPTYAQDNFALTAEALRAAWQPGAKILMLNLPCNPTGGTCSREQLTKIAEFCREKDLLVLSDEIYSELTFEGTHTSIASLPGMAERTIFLHGFSKAFAMTGWRIGYACGPAPLIDAMMKVHQYAMMCASIIAQEGALDALKHGWDNVLKMRDQYHRRRDLIVRRLNEIGLKCHSPRGSFYAFPDVTSTGLGEKEFAVGLLEQQKVAVVPGAAFGENGRGHVRACFATAYDQIIEACDRIERYVGSLRR, from the coding sequence ATGAGCACCGATCCGAAACGATGGGTGGCGGGGCATGTGTCCACGCTACCCAAGAGCGGCATTCGCGACTTCTTCGAGCTCGTCGCGAAGATGAAAGGCCAGGACGTGATTTCGCTCGGCGTGGGCGAGCCCGACTTCGTCACGCCGTGGCACATCCGCGAGGCGGCCATCTACGCCCTCGAAAAGGGTAAAACCTACTACACCTCGAACCTGGGCATGCCGGAGCTCCGCAAGGAGATTGCACGCTACGTCGAGGACCACTTCGGGGTGAGTTATCGTCCCGAGGACCAGGTCATTGTCACGGTGGGCGTCAGCGAGGCGCTGGATCTGGCGTTCCGCGCGTTCTGCAATCCCGGCGACAAGGTGATGTTCCACCAGCCGTGCTACGTGAGCTATCACCCGAGTGTGACGCTCGTGCATGGCGTGGGCATCGCGGTGCCGACGTACGCGCAGGACAACTTTGCGCTCACGGCCGAGGCCCTGCGCGCCGCGTGGCAGCCGGGGGCGAAGATCCTGATGCTCAACCTGCCGTGCAACCCGACGGGCGGCACCTGCAGCCGGGAGCAGCTCACGAAGATCGCGGAGTTCTGCCGGGAGAAGGACCTGCTCGTGCTGAGCGACGAGATCTACTCCGAGCTGACGTTTGAGGGCACGCACACCAGCATTGCTTCGCTGCCGGGCATGGCGGAGCGGACGATCTTCCTGCACGGTTTCTCCAAGGCGTTTGCAATGACCGGCTGGCGCATCGGCTACGCTTGCGGGCCGGCACCGCTGATCGACGCGATGATGAAGGTGCACCAGTACGCGATGATGTGTGCCTCGATCATCGCCCAGGAAGGCGCGCTCGATGCGCTGAAGCACGGCTGGGACAACGTGCTCAAGATGCGCGACCAGTACCATCGCCGGCGCGATCTCATTGTGCGTCGTCTCAACGAGATCGGCCTCAAGTGCCACTCGCCGCGCGGCTCGTTCTACGCCTTTCCGGACGTCACCTCGACCGGACTGGGCGAGAAGGAGTTCGCCGTGGGTCTGCTCGAGCAGCAGAAGGTCGCGGTCGTGCCGGGCGCGGCCTTCGGTGAGAACGGGCGGGGGCACGTCCGCGCCTGCTTTGCCACGGCCTACGACCAGATCATCGAGGCCTGCGACCGCATCGAGCGCTACGTCGGCTCACTCCGCCGGTAA
- a CDS encoding LysM peptidoglycan-binding domain-containing protein, with the protein MWKFLVIGGATAATLFAQGAPSQMEIANLREDVRGLTQRVGDLSLRIEQLERENNELRSRVGAAGQNYATVAQLNDAVEDLNRTIRSAVATSKNETLQHVAAQMEKLGRQTNAALDSLAKTQATRPAMQTTFAEDYAKEGMSYTVQKGDSLAGIAKKTGARFQDIINANKISDPSRITVGQVLFIPNPPSGAAK; encoded by the coding sequence ATGTGGAAATTTCTCGTGATCGGCGGCGCGACCGCTGCGACGCTCTTCGCCCAAGGCGCTCCGAGTCAGATGGAGATCGCCAATTTGCGGGAAGACGTGCGCGGGTTGACGCAGCGGGTCGGCGACCTGTCGCTGCGCATCGAGCAACTCGAGCGGGAGAACAATGAGCTGCGTTCGCGCGTGGGCGCGGCCGGCCAGAACTATGCGACGGTGGCCCAGTTGAACGACGCGGTCGAAGACCTCAACCGCACGATCCGCAGCGCGGTGGCCACGTCGAAGAACGAGACGCTGCAGCACGTCGCGGCGCAGATGGAGAAACTTGGGCGCCAGACGAATGCCGCCCTGGATTCGCTGGCGAAGACGCAGGCGACGCGGCCCGCGATGCAGACAACGTTCGCCGAAGATTACGCGAAGGAGGGCATGAGCTACACCGTCCAGAAGGGCGATTCGCTCGCCGGCATCGCGAAGAAGACCGGGGCGCGCTTCCAGGACATCATCAACGCGAACAAGATTTCTGACCCATCGCGGATCACGGTCGGACAAGTCCTTTTCATCCCCAATCCGCCTTCGGGCGCAGCGAAATAG
- the der gene encoding ribosome biogenesis GTPase Der gives MSTASQRIVAIVGRPNVGKSRLFNRLARRRISIVHDQPGVTRDVISTEIEEGQYTLLDTGGIGYKGVDTPAALTKASEQQVDFAMATATVILFVVDGLSGLSGLDERIAQSLRRSKKKVLLVVNKADFDDDKIALDEAYRLGLGEPLRVSAEHGRGEAELRDAIAAALGPVPEEASDAAVKTAKDPLCICFIGRPNVGKSSLSNRLLRSDRLIVSDVPGTTRDAIELPFEFEGRDGRMYPFRLIDTAGIKAAAKLASPVEYFSRLRSFDAIKKTDVVFLVLDALEGVTQQDKAIAGEAIKEGKPIVIVVNKWDLVQKAFKEQGGFEPYESERDYREKYEHALFQHLFFTPGSPVIFVSAMNGYEVDRMLNAAVKLNRVLDKKLPTAKLNQQLAFLTERTPPPSVGSQRFRVYYGTQTGNRPFRIRLFCNREEKLTESYRRYLEAGLVEEFGLAGCPIYFDLVGKPRREHEPTRPSVEATRQARAAERRPAWKKTDKRGPRAERESDAGRETLED, from the coding sequence ATGTCCACCGCTTCCCAACGCATCGTTGCCATCGTCGGCCGACCCAATGTCGGCAAGAGTCGGCTTTTCAACCGGCTGGCGCGACGCCGCATCTCGATCGTGCATGACCAGCCCGGCGTCACGCGCGACGTCATCTCCACCGAGATCGAGGAAGGCCAGTACACGCTGCTCGACACGGGCGGCATCGGCTACAAGGGCGTGGACACGCCGGCGGCCCTGACGAAGGCGTCGGAGCAGCAGGTCGATTTCGCGATGGCCACGGCCACGGTGATCCTGTTCGTGGTCGACGGCCTGAGCGGGTTGTCGGGCCTGGACGAGCGGATCGCGCAGAGCCTCCGGCGCAGCAAGAAGAAGGTGCTGTTGGTCGTGAACAAGGCGGACTTCGACGACGACAAGATCGCCCTCGACGAGGCGTATCGCCTCGGGCTGGGGGAACCGCTGCGGGTGTCCGCGGAGCACGGCCGCGGCGAGGCCGAGTTGCGCGATGCGATTGCGGCGGCGCTCGGGCCGGTGCCGGAGGAGGCGTCCGACGCGGCGGTGAAGACCGCCAAGGACCCGTTGTGCATCTGCTTCATCGGCCGGCCAAACGTGGGCAAGTCCTCGCTCAGCAACCGGCTGCTCCGCAGTGACCGGCTGATCGTGAGCGACGTGCCGGGCACGACGCGCGACGCGATCGAGCTGCCCTTCGAGTTCGAAGGGCGCGACGGTCGCATGTATCCCTTCCGGCTGATCGACACGGCGGGCATCAAGGCGGCGGCGAAGCTGGCCTCGCCGGTCGAGTATTTTTCCCGGCTGCGCTCGTTCGACGCCATCAAGAAGACCGACGTGGTGTTCCTCGTGCTCGACGCATTGGAAGGTGTGACGCAGCAGGACAAGGCCATTGCCGGTGAGGCAATCAAGGAGGGGAAGCCCATCGTGATCGTCGTGAACAAGTGGGACCTCGTGCAGAAGGCGTTCAAGGAGCAGGGCGGCTTCGAGCCTTACGAAAGCGAGCGCGACTACCGCGAGAAGTACGAGCACGCGCTGTTCCAGCACCTGTTCTTCACGCCGGGCTCGCCGGTCATCTTCGTGTCGGCGATGAACGGCTACGAAGTCGATCGCATGCTCAACGCCGCGGTGAAACTGAATCGCGTGCTCGATAAGAAGCTGCCGACGGCGAAGCTGAACCAGCAGCTTGCGTTTCTCACCGAGCGCACGCCGCCGCCATCCGTGGGCAGCCAGCGCTTCCGGGTTTACTACGGCACGCAGACGGGAAACCGCCCGTTCCGCATCCGCCTCTTCTGCAATCGCGAGGAGAAGCTGACGGAAAGCTATCGCCGCTACCTCGAGGCGGGGCTGGTGGAGGAGTTCGGTCTGGCGGGCTGCCCGATCTATTTCGACCTGGTCGGCAAACCCCGGCGCGAGCACGAGCCCACGCGTCCGAGCGTGGAAGCCACGCGTCAGGCCCGGGCGGCCGAGCGGCGTCCGGCCTGGAAGAAGACGGACAAGCGCGGGCCGCGCGCGGAGCGCGAGTCCGATGCCGGCCGGGAGACGCTCGAGGACTAG
- a CDS encoding uracil-DNA glycosylase — MRQALQALTDELRRLKNAGVKNVAVSAESVAALRHAMELHGCLADAGTGAASSASAEASPPIRPMAPPPKAYEPPVLRAPEPVVPKVATPALPAQPPPFSLPTGDKAARWAALREIVLNDPICRAQVRPGKKVVLGVGTLDAKIMFVGEAPGAEEEIQGEPFVGAAGQLLTKMIQAMGVKREEVYIGNIMNWRPQLPVAHGGEQVGNRPPTEAEMRYCLPYLRAQIEVVNPDLLVALGATAAQGLLGFGAFKTLGEVRGRWHEFSGKPLMVTYHPSYILRNQSNRSKRMIWEDLLKVMERAGLPISARQQGYFLDK; from the coding sequence ATGCGCCAAGCCCTGCAGGCACTGACTGACGAACTGCGCCGCCTCAAAAATGCCGGGGTGAAGAATGTCGCTGTGTCCGCGGAAAGCGTGGCGGCGTTGCGGCACGCGATGGAGTTGCATGGCTGTCTGGCGGACGCCGGGACGGGCGCTGCGTCTTCGGCGTCGGCCGAGGCCTCGCCGCCGATCCGACCGATGGCCCCGCCCCCCAAGGCCTACGAACCTCCGGTGCTGCGGGCGCCGGAACCGGTGGTGCCGAAGGTCGCGACGCCCGCGCTGCCGGCACAACCACCGCCTTTTTCGTTGCCGACGGGAGACAAGGCCGCGCGCTGGGCGGCATTGCGCGAGATCGTCCTGAACGATCCGATCTGCCGCGCCCAGGTCCGCCCGGGAAAGAAGGTGGTGCTCGGGGTCGGCACGCTCGACGCCAAGATCATGTTCGTTGGCGAGGCGCCCGGGGCGGAGGAGGAGATCCAGGGCGAGCCGTTCGTCGGCGCCGCAGGGCAGCTCCTGACCAAGATGATCCAGGCGATGGGGGTGAAGCGGGAGGAGGTCTATATTGGCAACATCATGAACTGGCGCCCGCAGTTGCCGGTTGCGCACGGTGGCGAGCAGGTGGGCAACCGGCCGCCGACCGAGGCGGAGATGCGGTACTGCCTGCCATACCTGCGCGCGCAAATCGAAGTCGTGAATCCCGACCTGCTGGTGGCGCTCGGCGCGACGGCGGCGCAGGGGCTGCTGGGCTTTGGCGCCTTCAAGACGCTCGGCGAAGTGCGCGGGCGCTGGCATGAGTTTTCCGGGAAGCCGCTGATGGTGACTTACCATCCGAGCTACATCCTGCGTAACCAATCCAACCGCTCGAAGCGCATGATCTGGGAGGACCTGCTCAAGGTGATGGAGCGCGCGGGGCTGCCCATCTCGGCGCGGCAGCAGGGCTATTTTTTGGACAAATGA
- a CDS encoding glucan biosynthesis protein, protein MKRLLLFLLAVGATVLAPSVRAADDIFDFEVLRYQAKMLANRPYALPPPVPDWLLKLSYDQHRLIQFNAGRSLWRREALPFQVQFFHPGYIFNRQVRVNTVERRHVRPVPFDRDFFNYDTLQVGALPANMGFAGVRLLYPLNHPGDELGVFLGASYFRFLCERAFYGLSARGLALNTGVSGPEEFPVFTEFWIERPTEDAKVLTVYALLDSPSATGAFRFVITPGADTVMHVRTAIYFRADVGVVGMAPLTSMFWRGENAPLPTQDFRPEVHDSDGLQLFTGSGEWLWRPLRAVRAPHVAMFGDENPRGFGLMQRDRNFENYQDLEAHYHLRPSAWVEPVGNWGRGAVRLLELPTENEFNDNIVACWVPEKLPPHGEALLLEYRLHWCLDQFRPPAGLVIGTRHGHSPNETGLERFVVDFDGTYLSNQRADPAIEPVLTVGEGAKLVHSALHKNIYNGSWRVSFALQPDGTGRPVELRCFLRKPPHVLTETWSYLWQP, encoded by the coding sequence ATGAAACGCCTCCTCCTGTTTCTCCTGGCGGTCGGTGCCACGGTGCTCGCGCCGAGCGTGCGCGCGGCCGATGACATCTTCGATTTCGAGGTGTTGCGCTACCAGGCCAAGATGCTGGCGAACCGTCCGTACGCGCTCCCGCCGCCGGTGCCGGACTGGCTGCTCAAGCTGAGCTATGACCAGCACCGGCTCATCCAGTTCAACGCCGGCCGTTCGCTGTGGCGCCGCGAGGCGCTGCCGTTTCAGGTGCAGTTCTTCCATCCCGGCTACATCTTCAACCGTCAGGTCCGCGTGAATACGGTCGAGCGCCGGCACGTGCGGCCGGTGCCGTTTGACCGCGATTTCTTCAACTACGACACGCTCCAGGTTGGCGCGCTGCCGGCGAACATGGGCTTTGCCGGCGTGCGGCTGCTGTATCCGCTGAACCATCCGGGCGACGAACTGGGCGTGTTCCTGGGGGCGAGCTACTTCCGCTTTCTTTGCGAGCGGGCGTTCTACGGCCTCTCGGCGCGCGGGCTCGCGCTCAATACCGGCGTGTCCGGCCCCGAGGAGTTCCCGGTCTTCACCGAGTTCTGGATCGAGCGTCCCACCGAGGACGCGAAGGTGCTGACGGTCTACGCGCTGCTCGACAGCCCGAGTGCGACGGGCGCGTTCCGCTTCGTCATCACGCCGGGGGCGGACACCGTGATGCATGTGCGCACCGCCATCTATTTTCGCGCGGACGTGGGGGTCGTGGGGATGGCGCCGCTGACGAGCATGTTCTGGCGCGGGGAGAACGCGCCGCTGCCCACGCAGGATTTTCGCCCCGAGGTGCACGATTCCGACGGCCTGCAGCTCTTTACCGGCAGCGGCGAGTGGCTGTGGCGTCCGCTGCGCGCCGTGCGGGCACCGCACGTGGCGATGTTCGGCGACGAGAATCCGCGCGGCTTCGGCCTGATGCAGCGCGACCGCAATTTCGAAAACTACCAGGACCTCGAGGCGCATTATCACCTCCGCCCAAGCGCATGGGTGGAGCCCGTGGGCAACTGGGGCCGCGGCGCGGTGCGCCTGCTCGAGCTGCCGACGGAGAACGAGTTCAACGACAACATCGTCGCCTGCTGGGTGCCGGAGAAGCTGCCGCCGCACGGCGAGGCGCTCCTGCTGGAGTATCGCCTGCACTGGTGCCTCGACCAGTTCCGGCCGCCGGCGGGACTCGTGATCGGAACCCGTCATGGCCACTCACCGAATGAGACGGGCCTGGAGCGCTTCGTCGTGGATTTCGATGGCACGTACCTGAGCAACCAGCGCGCCGATCCCGCGATCGAACCCGTGCTCACGGTGGGCGAGGGTGCCAAGCTCGTGCACTCGGCGTTGCACAAGAACATCTACAACGGGAGCTGGCGGGTGTCCTTCGCCTTGCAGCCCGACGGGACCGGGCGGCCGGTGGAGTTGCGGTGCTTCCTCCGGAAGCCGCCCCACGTGCTCACGGAGACCTGGTCGTACCTGTGGCAACCATGA
- a CDS encoding zf-HC2 domain-containing protein: MNCQKAQLQIVAARDGAVAEPQRAALAEHLGACPACREFAAQLTAGIAGWREQASTVPLPDVEREWYAVRRRIRTEQPARSTRSLAAWLTLPLAAAAAVAIGLYVTPGHQAPASAPHNVAAPVAMAPATDAAAPVSTVVFVDDKSGWTFVLSPDASAGSRHI, translated from the coding sequence ATGAACTGCCAGAAAGCCCAGCTTCAGATCGTCGCCGCGCGCGACGGTGCGGTCGCCGAACCGCAGCGGGCCGCCTTGGCAGAGCATCTCGGTGCCTGCCCAGCCTGCCGGGAATTCGCGGCGCAACTCACCGCCGGGATTGCTGGCTGGCGTGAGCAGGCCTCCACCGTGCCACTGCCCGACGTCGAGCGGGAGTGGTACGCGGTCCGGCGCCGGATTCGCACGGAGCAGCCCGCCCGCTCAACCCGCTCGCTCGCGGCGTGGCTGACGCTGCCCCTCGCAGCCGCGGCCGCCGTCGCCATCGGCCTGTACGTGACGCCCGGTCATCAGGCGCCCGCCAGCGCCCCGCATAACGTCGCCGCGCCGGTCGCCATGGCTCCCGCCACGGATGCCGCCGCCCCGGTTTCCACGGTCGTCTTCGTCGACGACAAAAGCGGCTGGACGTTCGTCCTCTCGCCCGACGCCTCCGCCGGCTCCCGGCATATTTAG